A genomic segment from Gavia stellata isolate bGavSte3 chromosome 6, bGavSte3.hap2, whole genome shotgun sequence encodes:
- the YAE1 gene encoding protein YAE1 homolog produces MSWVQAAVSRSGEDIFDEDADEMYLLQKEWNSTMKRRLKEGYRDGIEAGKELALQEGFNQGYRHGAELMVTCGQFRGTLNALLSWCHFNGHDSALSKINNLLEVVGKYEEDVLKYLNSIEQQPHLGHVLDSVQDMDLNHTTPAGTEYNEAKAGKHEDVGSSGENICTNNGEVGSLQSEGSKAKLCTDPERSTLAWVKKQTVWLVEQLGLSLDVLHHVQQLEH; encoded by the exons ATGTCCTGGGTACAAGCTGCAGTCAGCCGATCCGGTGAGGACATATTTGATGAAGATGCAGATGAGATGTATCTACTACAGAAAGAATGGAACAGCACCATGAAAAGAAGATTGAAG GAAGGCTATAGGGATGGAATTGAGGCTGGGAAAGAACTTGCACTCCAGGAAGGCTTTAATCAAGGTTACAGACATGGTGCTGAGCTGATGGTTACATGTGGCCAGTTCAGAGGAACCCTGAA TGCTCTCTTATCCTGGTGTCATTTTAATGGACATGATTCTGCTTTAAGTAAGATAAATAATCTTCTTGAGGTGGTTGGAAAGTATGAAGAAGATGTGCTTAAGTATTTGAATTCCATTGAACAACAGCCACATCTCGGACACGTTTTAGATTCTGTTCAGGACATGGACCTTAATCACACAACTCCAGCTGGGACAGAGTACAATGAAGCGAAAGCTGGAAAACATGAAGATGTTGGCAGCTCTGGTGAAAACATTTGTACAAATAATGGTGAGGTTGGTTCCTTGCAGTCTGAGGGCAGCAAGGCAAAACTCTGCACAGATCCTGAAAGGTCAACCCTTGCTTGGGTTAAAAAGCAGACTGTTTGGCTAGTAGAACAACTGGGCTTATCACTGGATGTACTCCATCATGTCCAGCAACTGGAACACTAG
- the LOC132317192 gene encoding mediator of RNA polymerase II transcription subunit 1-like gives MERLHLKYQQKPWTETLKLVHFCMDKPLQRPVSNAPDSPLLSCMEKIQRTLNAKSLFSVMNRLESLSKQKGLIAHVSPSGTACYITSNMFYIEVQLEKDGNVMDVKLAHLGEAPVVCDDLVQHLRMKNYDAFGKILEDLSNLYQIPGNSEMKAKGYLALQALEKDLYSMSLLDRTQDVNRVTEVLHGKVGHLVPRTGGTPMNIEFYISPYQILEAELNPGSQVCGTKAVVTVEGTDTLHRLPLSPLLVDSQAGEDGNPAFLPLTDELSMDLSAFYVLKFHQPIPMSSSSIEEMQRLTGIQITGLKLAPLYELIVQSTLKEKCSEDVSTHKSCFFVSLPDCPKHCYFINKGSEKSDLAGALVSKIPFSHPKCVPGVIEILRHQVAYNSLISSCISEKHMNEDDSELLYFEVVPHKNTSFSVFFLHPVKENLACEKSNVTFI, from the exons GATAAGCCACTTCAACGGCCTGTCAGTAATGCTCCAGACAGTCCATTGCTTTCTTGCATGGAGAAGATACAGAGGACATTAAACG ctaaatctttgttttctgtgatgaaCAGATTGGAATCTTTATCCAAACAAAAAGG GCTTATCGCTCATGTTAGCCCCAGTGGGACTGCCTGCTACATAACATCGAACATGTTTTATATAGAAGTTCAGCTGGAGAAGGATGGAAATGTGATGGATGTAAAGTTGGCTCACCTTGGAGAAGCTCCTGTg GTTTGTGATGACTTGGTGCAGCACCTAAG GATGAAGAACTATGATGCCTTTGGAAAGATTCTAGAAGACCTATCAAATCTCTATCAAATTCCAGGAAACAG cGAAATGAAAGCTAAGGGATACCTTGCTTTGCAGGCCCTTGAGAAAGATCTTTATTCAATGTCTCTTCTAGACAG AACACAGGATGTAAACAGAGTTACTGAAGTACTTCATGGAAAAGTAGGACACCTGGTGCCAAGAACtggag GAACTCCTATGAACATTGAATTTTACATTTCTCCCTATCAAATTTTGGAAGCGGAACTAAATCCTG gTTCCCAGGTATGTGGAACAAAAGCAGTCGTAACTGTTGAAGGCACAGATACGCTCCACAGACTTCCTCTTTCTCCATTGCTTGTAGATTCTCAAGCTGGAGAGGATGG caacCCTGCTTTTTTGCCACTGACTGATGAACTCAGCATGGATTTGTCAGCTTTTTATGTGCTGAAGTTTCACCAGCCTATTCCTATGTCCTCATCCAGTATTGAAGAGATGCAGAGGCTCACAG GAATTCAGATTACTGGCTTGAAACTAGCTCCTCTATATGAGCTGATTGTTCAGTCTAcccttaaagaaaaatgcagtgaagACGTGTCTACACATAAATCCTGTTTCTTTGTG TCTCTTCCAGATTGCCCAAAGCACTGTTACTTCATAAACAAGGGctcagaaaaatcagatttagCAGGAGCCTTGGTCAGTAAAATCCCATTTAGCCATCCGAAGTGTGTGCCTGGCGTAATAGAGATTCTTCGACATCAAGTGGCATATAACAGTCTTATTAGCAGCTGCATCTCTGAGAAACATATGAATGAAG acGATTCAGAACTGCTTTACTTTGAAGTGGTACCACACAAGAACAccagcttttctgtctttttccttcATCCTGTGAAAGAGAATTTAGCCTGTG AGAAGTCCAATGTCACCTTCATATAA